From the Planctomycetota bacterium genome, the window ATGCACGATTGAAGTAACCAATAAATATACATCAAAGCCTGTCCATAAATGCAAGATAACCAACGGGATGCTGGTAATGAACAGTTATTCCATGAACGAAACGGCTTATAAGCTTGCTAATAAAACAGGCCGCGATCAGGTAGTTTATTTAGATCATCCCCGCACCGGCGGTTATACTTTGATTGAACCCAAAAAAGCTGATGAGGAAATTCCAAGCTACTACCGTTTCAAATTTGATTTGGCGGCCGGCAAGAGCATTGATTTCACGGTTACCGAACAAACCGAAACCGCATCGCAGATATACCTGCAAAATATTTCCACTGACCAAATCAGGTTCTATTTAAGCCAATCACCGCTTTCTTCCAGCGCTAAGAAGTTTTTGGAAGAGTTGACGGTTTTAATGGGACAGGTTTCCGAGCAGAAAAGAGTCTATAGCGAATATCAAACCGAGCTTGACCGTTTGTCAAGAGAACAAAATGAATACAGGCAAAACTTAAATGTCCTGAATATCAATAATCCCAAAGAACGCGAACTCAGGGAAAAGTGGGTTGACAAACTCGATAAGGCTGTCGAACGTGTTGACACCTTAAAAAGCTTGATGAAAGAAACACTGGACAAGCAAAACACATTACAGCAAGAGCTGGGAAAGAAAATCCAGGGTTTTAACGACTAACTGTTAAATAGACCTGTTTTAAAGGGGCGGACTTAAAAGCCGCCCCTTTTTATTTCAGCGTATATAAATAACTCTTGACCAAAGCCTAAGCTATAGTTATAATCTTCCTTTAATGGAATACAAAGATTATTATAAAATCCTGGGCGTATCCAAAAATGCTTCTACGGATGAGATAAAATCTGCATATCGCAAACTTGCCCGCAAGTATCATCCCGATGTAAACCCGGGTAATAAAGAAGCTGAACGACATTTTAAAGAAATAAACGAGGCGAATGAAGTATTATCAGATTCTGAAAAACGGAATAAATACAACCAATTAGGATCTGATTGGGAAAGAGTTTCACGCGACCAGGATTATGCCAGACAGTATTACAGCCGCGCCCGGACTTCCCCCCAATGGGAGGAAGTCAAATTCGGCGGAGGTGGCGATTTCAGCGATTTCTTCGCATCATTCTTCGGGGAAGAAGACATACTTTCCGCGCTTGGCGGCATGGGTGGTACTAGATTCCGAACGAGTTCACGCCAACCCAGAGGCTATAACGCTTCTCAATCGGGGCAGAATATAGAGGAAAAACTGGAAATTACCCTTGAAGAAGCATTCCATGGAACCAAACGACTTTTGCAGCTACAAACCAGCCAAGGCTCAAAGCGTATCGAGGTAAAAATCCCTAAAGGCGTAACCGAAGGGTCTAAAATAAGATTAGCCGGGCAAGGCGGACCGGGCATTGCCGGCGGAAACCCCGGTGATTTATATCTTATCATAAAAATATTACGGCACCATTTGTTTGAATTAGACGGGTATAACCTACGCTGTGAAATTCCTGTCCTTGATTACGATGCAATTACGGGAACGAAGATTCAAATATCCACCCTGGAAGGAAAAGTCGACTTAAAGATTCCGGCAGGAACACAATCAGGAACAGTTTTACGCCTGCGCGGACAGGGATTACCACAATCCGGCAGTAAGACAAGAGGTGATTTGTTTGTTAAAATAAGAATAGTTATCCCTGAAAAGCTTACGATTAAAGAAGAAAAACTCGTGCAGGAGTTAAAGAATCTCCGCCAGCAACGCGGCGTGGATGAAAATATCAGGAAAAACTAACCAGTATAGCCAATAGTTAGAAAGGAGCAAATATGCCCTATTTTTTCAATGCAGAAGAAATTATGGAAGTAGCCATTCTTATCGAGAAAAACGGAGAACAGTTTTATCGCTTGCTCATTGATGAAACGAAAGATAACGACATAAAGAAAATATGTGCCAGATTACGGGATGATGAGAAAAAGCACCAAAAGGTTTTTGAGGAAATGCTTAAAAAAACTATGTCTAAAAAGCCAGCTTCGGTATCTGTAAAAGAATTTCCTGAAGATGATGCTAAACACCTTAAAAAAATGGCTGATGCCAATGTATTTACCAGAAACCTTTCTGCCAAGGAAATCGCATCTAAAATAAAGACCGATCAGGAAACCATCCGTTTCGCGTTAAAGATAGAGAATGAATCTATTGCCTTCTATGCCCAGCTAAGAAAATTTACCAGCTCTGATATGGGGGGAAACGATATTGATAAGATTATTAAAGAAGAGCAAGCTCATTATAATATATTGGACAAACTGCTGACCGATAAGATTAATCCAAGGGAAACCTGTTGAGCAAAGAATTCATATCATCAGGAAGCGGGACAGAAAAATGGAGGGGTTTTTGACTGACTGGATGCGTAAAGTTTATCTCACTTGAATGTAAAGCAGTTCTCCTAAACTTCAGTTTATAATCCCTGGCAAAAGCAAACCTGCGCTCCCCCACCAAGGGATACCCAAGCTTTACAAACTGGATTCTGATCTGGTTGGTCCTGCCGGTGACCGGCTCCGCTTCCACCACCGTAAAACCCCTGTGGCGTTCGATTACCCGGTAGCGCGTCTCGGCCGGTTTTCCTTCTATCTGGTTCATAAGCTCCGCACTATCCCGTTTCAGAACACCCTGGACAAAAGCAATATACTTTTTCTTAATTGCTTGATTATGGAATTGCTTCATTACTTCCTGTTGTATTTTTTTGCCTTTGGCATAGATGATTACTCCTGATGTTTCGTAATCAAGCCGGTGGCATGGGTGCGCTTTGACATCTAGGCCTCTTTTACGAAGTAAGTCATTCAGGATATCAGTTAAAACGCGTTCGTGTTTGCCAGGGGCTGAAATAACCAACATATTTGCCGGTTTGTTTACTACCATTAAGTAATCGTCTTCGTAAATGATGTCTATCATAAGTTAAGATATAGACTATCAAATAAAAAGTTAAGTGTCAATAATGCCTTGACCATATTTCACGGTAATGTTATATTATTCGGCTATGAATACACGCTTAGGCAATTTCTGTAATAAGGTAATTGAAACCGGCTGTTTATTAAGCCTTATCATCATTCCGCTTTTATTTAATCCATATGCCGAACAGCCGGGCAGGACTTTTGAAGGCAGCCGTGTTTTTATACTGCGTTCAATAACCCTTGTAATGATACTGGCGTGGGTGGTACAAAAACTAGAAACGGGCAATTGGAAATCAGGTATTAAAAGCTGGAAAAATCACCACCCACTGGCGATATTAACGGCAATTCTGGCTACTTTCTATTTTATAAACAGCTTTATCTCTCCTTATTTCCCGGTAACATTAAAGGGATTTTATCTGCGCGATGAAGGTTTTTACACCTTCTTCTCCTATATTATTATTTTCTTCCTGATAATACAGACCACAAAAAAACAGCAACAGCTGGATTTATTAATCACGGGTTTGGTTTTATCGAGCATCCCCATAACATTTTACGGAATATTACAGCATTTCGGGATAGACCCTATCTGGAAGGATAAAATCAGCGACCGTGTAACCGGAACCTTCGGCGGACCCATCTTTATGGGCGCGTATTTAATCATGGTTATCCCGCTGGTTTTATCCAGGCTTATCGAAAACATACGGCGGATTCCTTTGAATATTTGCTATGGAGTTATTTTATTGTTACAGCTATCGGCACTCTATTTCACCAAAAGCCGTGGTCCGGCTGTGGGATTTGTGGCCGCCATCACCTTATTTATCCTGATAATCACCGCACGGCGCAGGATAAAATGGGTGTTCATCTCAATTATCGCGATAATGATAATTCTAACTATTTTATTGATACCCAGTTCGCCTTTATCTTCCCTTAAACCGTATCTCGGAAGATTTGCCTTGCAGTCGGAAGAAGCATCGAATACCATCAAAGTCCGGTTTGCCATCTGGAAATCAGCCGAAACGGCGTTGAAAGCACAACCCACTAGGCTTTTAACCGGCTATGGCTTTGAATCCATTTATCCATTGTATTTCAAGTACAACAATCCGGATATTGCCCGGTACGAACAGGCGGATAATGCACCCGACCATTCACATAATGACACCTTTGACCTCCTGGTAACGGGCGGCATTAGCGGTTTATTGATTTTTATGACAATCATTATCTTGGCTGCATACTATGTTTTCAAATACCTGGGCTTGATTCCAAATAAGAGCCACCAGCTTAAGTTCTATGGCTGTATTATCAGCGGGTTAATTATTGCCCTCGTGCTTACTAAAATACTGGCAGAAGGAATTATTCTTTTCGGATTAGGAATACCCGGCGGCGTGATTTTAGGGCTTGGAGTATATTTATTGGTTTATATATTCAGTATTTCTGCAGAAACAAGAACATCACTTACTTCATCAGAGTTACTGTTAATCGGTTTATTATGCGGCATCATCGCGCATTTTATCGAGATACAATTCGGCATGGGATTGACCACCACACGCCTATATTTATGGGGATTTATCGGACTGATTGTCGGGGGCTTGCAAGTACCTACTAATGAATCTAAGCCTGAAAAGAAGGAAAAAGAAATTGCATCCAATCCATTCAACAAAATTATACTTTGGTCCGTTATCAGCGGATTGATTATTGCCGTAATGGCATTTTCCTTAGTCCGCCTCGTCCCAAACACAACTGATATTACATTCTTACCATATATGGGCTTATTCTGGATAATAACATTGGTTTTCGGAGGAATTATCGTCCTGCCGTGGATAAATGCTTCTTCAAAAACAGTTAACATGACCTTATCATACGGTTTATATATCATTTTGTCCTCCTTGTGGAGCGGCTTATTCGTCGGGATAAAATATTCCATGCTAACCGAACGCTCCGATTTAGGGAATTACATCACGTTATTATGCATCTGGATTATTTTAAACGCGCTGATTATTATTTTCTTTATGCCATCCGGACTGGCGCGTAAATTGGCGGGTAGTATTCCCCAAATAATTGTCTATGTCGTCATAACCGTAATCACCTTTATTTTTATGTACAATACAAATCTAAAGGAATTATATGCGGAAGTACAATACAAATATGCAAAACTTGTCCAGGCATCTAACATGGATAAATCCGTTGAGTATTACCAGAAAAGTATCCAGATGTCGCCACAGACAGACTATTATTACGAAGATTTAAGCGATGCCTATTTTGCCAAGGGCAATTATGCCAAAAGCATAGAAACCCTGGAAACGCTCCGTAAAACGAGCTCCTATAATCCGCGGATCGTGCGCAAATTAACCACCTTTTACCGCAACTGGTTTTTTGCTACACCAGCAGGGCATGACCAGGACCAGCGGTATAAAAAGGCGATACAATATTACCAACTACTTACGACTAAATATAGCCTTACCAACCCTGTTTATTTCAGGGAATGGGGCGACATGCTTAAGTTCAAACAAGATTATGAAGAAGCCCGTAAAATATACCAAAAGGCAATAGATTTATCTCCTTCTTCTCCATCGGAATACTTGGTAATGGGCGATCTTTATAAAACCGCCTTTAACGATGAAAATAATGCCGTTTCTTATTATGAAAAAGCATGGCAGTTAGGAGGCTCTTTGAACACAAGACAGGCAGCAATACTGTGCGGCAATTATTTCACCAATAAAAGATACGAAGAATTCCTTAAGCTAAACACCATTTTGATTAATATGGATTCCGCAAATTACCAGCATCACTTTTATGCTGCACAAGCCTACGAAGCACTGAAAAAAAAGAAAGAAGCGTTGGGTGAAGCAAAAGTCGCCCTGAACTTAGCACCTCAATCTGATAAAGAAATAGTAAACGGTCTTATTAAAAGATTAGAACAATGAAGAATAAAACCCGGATAGAACAGCCGAAGAAAACCATGCAAGAAGAACGAAGCCGAACCAAATTAGGCCTATTCTGCGAAAGCATCATAGAAGCCTGTATTATCATCGCATTGGTTGTTTCGCCGCTTTTAATTAACCGCTACGGCGAAAACGGATATGATATGCCCAAAGGCACACTCGTTCGTTCGATTGCAGTTATTATACTCCTTGCTTTTATCATCAACAGGATGGAAAATAAATCCTCTAAGGAAGAATCACCTGCATCTAAATCTTCAGTCTCGCGGCAACCCATATTCATTGCCGTCTTATTAATGCTAGCAAGTTACATTATTTCCACCGTATTCTCCGTCACGCCGCATACCAGCTGGTGGGGGCATCTGGGCGCCCGGTTCCAAGGCGCTTATACCATACTTGCTTATATTATCATCTTCATCATAATGACTTTGACCATCCGCAGGAAAGAACAGATTGAACGGATAATCAACGGCATAATAATCACCAGTATCCCGGTCTGCATCTACGGTTCATACCAGCTCTTACAATTCAGCCCTATCTGGAGCGTCCGTATTGATGCCACTCTGGGCAACCCGATATTCTTCGGCTCGTATCTTGTCATGGTCATTCCGCTTACCCTCTTACGGTTTATTCAATCATTCAACTATGAGCAAAAATACCGCCTGTTTTTCATCATATGCTACGGATTCCTGATATTATTCCAAGGCTTCTGCCTTATCTTCACCCAAAGCCGCGGACCTTTGGTCGGATTAGGGGTCGGGCTTGGCATTTTTCTTATTCTCTGGTTTATTATAAAACACCAACGTAAATTAACGCTCGCGCTTTACGGAATTGCCCTATTCGGATTGATTGTGCTCATTATCTTTAACATTCCGGGCGGCCCTCTGGAGCAGCTTAAAAAAGTCCCGTATGTCGGCAGGCTGGGACAAATATTCGAGACTGAAGGCGGCCCAGGCAAGGTAAGATTGCTCATCTGGGAAGGCATGCTTAACATGGTCAAAGCCGAGCCTTCCCGTGCGGCTATCGGTTATGGACCGGAAATGATGAAAGTCTTGTATTACAAACACTCCCCCAACGAACTGGTTACCTTTGAAAGGCGCGTGGCCTTCCCTGACCGTGCACACAGCGATTTTTATGATATACTCGCCACCAACGGGTTTATCGGGGTAATTATCTACCTGGCAATTATTTTCCTAATACTATTTTCCCTTCTCAAATATACGGCTCTTATCAAAAACACCAAGCAACGGAATATATTTATCGGGATAACCGGCATTTCCGTTTTAACCGGTATTTTCCTGCCTTACCTTATAACCCATTCGCTTATTTATATAGGACTTGGTATTACCTTCGGGCTTATTGCTTCAGGCATAGTGTATATCTTAATATATCTGGTATCATGGGAGGAAAAGAAAGAAAATGAAACCCAGACGGCTAACCAAACAGTTTCACCAGATATCAGCTTGAATCTTAACTCAAGACTTACCTTAATTGCCATCGGTTCGGCATTAATCGCACATTTTGCTGAATTAGAATTCGGGATTAATGTTAATTCATCCGCTTTCTACGGATGGCTCTTTTTAGGCTTGTTTACGGCTTATGTTTCGTATTCCGGTGAGGCAAATGAAACGGCAACTGATGCAAAACTAATACAACCTAATATCTTTTTCTATTCATTCACGGTTATCACTGCTTTGATAGTCCTTATCTTCACCATGGTTAATTTTATCCATCCCTATTCAGATAAAATCCCCAGAACAGCCGATACGCTCTTGGATTCATTCATACATTCCTTTAATACACGCTTATTGGACTCGCCCGACAAATGGCTTCTATTATTGTATGCCCTATTTACGGTAGGATTGGGAATATTTCTCTCCATGCTACTAAAGCAGGGCGAATCCAAAAAAAGCTTGGGGTGGATTTTACAATGGTATTTTATTATTATCGTCTCAACCACCGCACTCTTTTTAATCAGCCATTCCTTTTTCATATACCTACAATCCGGAATAATCAATGCTATCATTAATTTATATATCTGGCTGTTTATTATAATGTTCCTATTGGCTTTATCTATTTACCATCCTGAATCTGGCGCTCGATTTTTAGGGATAAGCGGATTAATCGGCTCTCTGGTTCTTGTAATTATCGGAATATCAATTATCTGGTTTATGGATATTAACCTGATACGGTCTAATAATGTTGCCAACAGCGCCCGTGTCTTCCGCGATGCCGGAGCCGAACACTGGAACGAGGCAATCCGCCGCTACGAAGAAGCTAAAAGGCTGACCCCAGACCCCACTTTTATCTATGCAGACCTGTCTGAAACCTACCGCTTGATGGCAGAAGCGGAAAAAGATGTATCCAAAAGATCAGGCTATATTAATAAATCGCTGGAAAACGCCTTGGAATCTGCCAAGTATGAACCATCAAGCTGGTATCGCAATGCCAACCTGGCGCGGTTATATCGTTTTAGATTAGCTTTTACTCAAGAGCCCAAAGAACGGCACTCTTATATAACTGAGGCAGAAAATTATTATAAAATCAGCCTTGATTTATGCCCGACCAACCCACAGCTTTTTAATGAAGTGGGCGAGTTTTATAATGAAATCCAAGATTATAATAAGGCTATTAGTTATTATGAACAATCACTCAAGATAGACAGGCATTTTTCCGAAACGCTTGCTCATCTGGGTGATGTCTATTTGACAATGGGCAATAAAGAAACGGCCACCAAATATTATAAAGAGGCAGTGGAAGAATACCAGACCTCAGACTTGTTTTTCCTAAACCCAAACCAGGATATCCTCTATGTCCGTTCCCATCAACAAGCAATAGCCCTTGACACGGGATATTATTTGGGCTATTACGGACTGGCACGGTATCAGGGCAAACAAGGCAAGGTTGATACAGCAATAACATTAGCCCGAAACGCATTACTCCTCGCCCCTGCAGAAAAGAAACTGGAAATAGAGCGGTTTATCGAATACCTCACCCCTAAACAAAACGGTAAATAATGATACCATGAGATTCTTTATCTCTAAATCAGCCTAATTTTAAATTATTACCATACCTGTCAGGAAAGAAGATTAACTGTACAATTATATGATTAAATCTTGCGGACACTACTGGGACTACCCCTCCACCTCCATAGCTCTACTCATCCCCCTTTATAGCTCTACTGCTCCGCCCTGATAGCCTTACCGCCCTACCCTGATAACCTTACTACTCTTACTTGATAGCCATACTGCTCCACCTTCATAGCCATACTACTCCACCTCGATAACCTTACTACTCAACCTTGATAGCCTTACCCTACACCAAGTGCAAAAAATAGAATATAGGATTAGCACACTTAAACCGTATACTTAAGTATAGGTTCTTTTGCCTTGAATACTTTGTTGAAAAAAGTTATAATGGGAAACAATGATAGAAATAACCGATTTAACTAAGTATTTTTCGCCCGCCCTTTCTTTCCACAATATATTCAGGGAAAAGACTTTCTTTACCGTAATAGACGAATTAAACTTGAATATTAAAAAAGGCGAGGTATTTGGGCTTATCGGCCCCAACGGCGCGGGCAAGACCACCCTAATCAAAATCCTTGCCGGTTTAATATCGCCTGATAAGGGCAATGCCTTGATAAATAATTATGACCCCTCAAAGAATCAAATAGATGTAAAAAGGTCTATCGGCTTAATCCTGGCAGGAGAGCGTAGTTTTTACTGGCGCTTAACCGGACAACAAAACCTGGTATTCTACGGCACATTTTACGGATTGGATAAAAAGTCGCTTGTTCCACGTATCAATGAGCTTTCCGATTTGTTGCATCTTTCCTATTTAAATAAAAGGGCCGGCGAGTATTCCACAGGGATGCAACAACGGCTTAAGTTCGCCCGCGCATTGTTACATAATCCGCCGGTCTTGCTGATGGATGAACCGACCAGAAGCCTTGATTATTACTCAGCAGAAGAACTCAGGAGTTTTATCCGGAAAGAACTGGTTAAAAAGCAGGGCAAAACCGTTCTCATGGTTACGCATAATTTGAAAGAGGCTGAAGATATCTGCGACAGAATCGGAGTAATTAAAGAAGGCAAGCTTGTGACAATTGGCAAGCCGGATGAGATAAGAAAATCGCTCTGCTATAAACTTTAATACGATTTTCAGTGGTTAGGACTATAGCCCTATACCATAAAAAAACAGCTTATGCGCAAGATAAGAGCATACATAAAGAAATCAGCATTGAACCTGGTCAGTTATCGTTTTGCGTTTGCCTTGAGCATTTTCGCACCGATTATTTCAGTCGTCATATTCTTTTTCATAGACAAGCTTTTCGGTTCCCAAATAGCGCCGCAC encodes:
- a CDS encoding ferritin family protein; the encoded protein is MPYFFNAEEIMEVAILIEKNGEQFYRLLIDETKDNDIKKICARLRDDEKKHQKVFEEMLKKTMSKKPASVSVKEFPEDDAKHLKKMADANVFTRNLSAKEIASKIKTDQETIRFALKIENESIAFYAQLRKFTSSDMGGNDIDKIIKEEQAHYNILDKLLTDKINPRETC
- a CDS encoding O-antigen ligase family protein; amino-acid sequence: MNTRLGNFCNKVIETGCLLSLIIIPLLFNPYAEQPGRTFEGSRVFILRSITLVMILAWVVQKLETGNWKSGIKSWKNHHPLAILTAILATFYFINSFISPYFPVTLKGFYLRDEGFYTFFSYIIIFFLIIQTTKKQQQLDLLITGLVLSSIPITFYGILQHFGIDPIWKDKISDRVTGTFGGPIFMGAYLIMVIPLVLSRLIENIRRIPLNICYGVILLLQLSALYFTKSRGPAVGFVAAITLFILIITARRRIKWVFISIIAIMIILTILLIPSSPLSSLKPYLGRFALQSEEASNTIKVRFAIWKSAETALKAQPTRLLTGYGFESIYPLYFKYNNPDIARYEQADNAPDHSHNDTFDLLVTGGISGLLIFMTIIILAAYYVFKYLGLIPNKSHQLKFYGCIISGLIIALVLTKILAEGIILFGLGIPGGVILGLGVYLLVYIFSISAETRTSLTSSELLLIGLLCGIIAHFIEIQFGMGLTTTRLYLWGFIGLIVGGLQVPTNESKPEKKEKEIASNPFNKIILWSVISGLIIAVMAFSLVRLVPNTTDITFLPYMGLFWIITLVFGGIIVLPWINASSKTVNMTLSYGLYIILSSLWSGLFVGIKYSMLTERSDLGNYITLLCIWIILNALIIIFFMPSGLARKLAGSIPQIIVYVVITVITFIFMYNTNLKELYAEVQYKYAKLVQASNMDKSVEYYQKSIQMSPQTDYYYEDLSDAYFAKGNYAKSIETLETLRKTSSYNPRIVRKLTTFYRNWFFATPAGHDQDQRYKKAIQYYQLLTTKYSLTNPVYFREWGDMLKFKQDYEEARKIYQKAIDLSPSSPSEYLVMGDLYKTAFNDENNAVSYYEKAWQLGGSLNTRQAAILCGNYFTNKRYEEFLKLNTILINMDSANYQHHFYAAQAYEALKKKKEALGEAKVALNLAPQSDKEIVNGLIKRLEQ
- a CDS encoding ABC transporter ATP-binding protein gives rise to the protein MIEITDLTKYFSPALSFHNIFREKTFFTVIDELNLNIKKGEVFGLIGPNGAGKTTLIKILAGLISPDKGNALINNYDPSKNQIDVKRSIGLILAGERSFYWRLTGQQNLVFYGTFYGLDKKSLVPRINELSDLLHLSYLNKRAGEYSTGMQQRLKFARALLHNPPVLLMDEPTRSLDYYSAEELRSFIRKELVKKQGKTVLMVTHNLKEAEDICDRIGVIKEGKLVTIGKPDEIRKSLCYKL
- a CDS encoding RluA family pseudouridine synthase, which translates into the protein MIDIIYEDDYLMVVNKPANMLVISAPGKHERVLTDILNDLLRKRGLDVKAHPCHRLDYETSGVIIYAKGKKIQQEVMKQFHNQAIKKKYIAFVQGVLKRDSAELMNQIEGKPAETRYRVIERHRGFTVVEAEPVTGRTNQIRIQFVKLGYPLVGERRFAFARDYKLKFRRTALHSSEINFTHPVSQKPLHFSVPLPDDMNSLLNRFPLD
- a CDS encoding J domain-containing protein, with protein sequence MEYKDYYKILGVSKNASTDEIKSAYRKLARKYHPDVNPGNKEAERHFKEINEANEVLSDSEKRNKYNQLGSDWERVSRDQDYARQYYSRARTSPQWEEVKFGGGGDFSDFFASFFGEEDILSALGGMGGTRFRTSSRQPRGYNASQSGQNIEEKLEITLEEAFHGTKRLLQLQTSQGSKRIEVKIPKGVTEGSKIRLAGQGGPGIAGGNPGDLYLIIKILRHHLFELDGYNLRCEIPVLDYDAITGTKIQISTLEGKVDLKIPAGTQSGTVLRLRGQGLPQSGSKTRGDLFVKIRIVIPEKLTIKEEKLVQELKNLRQQRGVDENIRKN
- a CDS encoding O-antigen ligase family protein — encoded protein: MKNKTRIEQPKKTMQEERSRTKLGLFCESIIEACIIIALVVSPLLINRYGENGYDMPKGTLVRSIAVIILLAFIINRMENKSSKEESPASKSSVSRQPIFIAVLLMLASYIISTVFSVTPHTSWWGHLGARFQGAYTILAYIIIFIIMTLTIRRKEQIERIINGIIITSIPVCIYGSYQLLQFSPIWSVRIDATLGNPIFFGSYLVMVIPLTLLRFIQSFNYEQKYRLFFIICYGFLILFQGFCLIFTQSRGPLVGLGVGLGIFLILWFIIKHQRKLTLALYGIALFGLIVLIIFNIPGGPLEQLKKVPYVGRLGQIFETEGGPGKVRLLIWEGMLNMVKAEPSRAAIGYGPEMMKVLYYKHSPNELVTFERRVAFPDRAHSDFYDILATNGFIGVIIYLAIIFLILFSLLKYTALIKNTKQRNIFIGITGISVLTGIFLPYLITHSLIYIGLGITFGLIASGIVYILIYLVSWEEKKENETQTANQTVSPDISLNLNSRLTLIAIGSALIAHFAELEFGINVNSSAFYGWLFLGLFTAYVSYSGEANETATDAKLIQPNIFFYSFTVITALIVLIFTMVNFIHPYSDKIPRTADTLLDSFIHSFNTRLLDSPDKWLLLLYALFTVGLGIFLSMLLKQGESKKSLGWILQWYFIIIVSTTALFLISHSFFIYLQSGIINAIINLYIWLFIIMFLLALSIYHPESGARFLGISGLIGSLVLVIIGISIIWFMDINLIRSNNVANSARVFRDAGAEHWNEAIRRYEEAKRLTPDPTFIYADLSETYRLMAEAEKDVSKRSGYINKSLENALESAKYEPSSWYRNANLARLYRFRLAFTQEPKERHSYITEAENYYKISLDLCPTNPQLFNEVGEFYNEIQDYNKAISYYEQSLKIDRHFSETLAHLGDVYLTMGNKETATKYYKEAVEEYQTSDLFFLNPNQDILYVRSHQQAIALDTGYYLGYYGLARYQGKQGKVDTAITLARNALLLAPAEKKLEIERFIEYLTPKQNGK